From Tiliqua scincoides isolate rTilSci1 chromosome 2, rTilSci1.hap2, whole genome shotgun sequence, the proteins below share one genomic window:
- the LEAP2 gene encoding liver-expressed antimicrobial peptide 2 — protein sequence MQFLKVVAIILVCSVLLTQTHCASLHPQNSQLVRQKRMTPFWRGLSRPLGASCKDDSECISRLCR from the exons ATGCAGTTTCTGAAAGTAGTGGCAATTATCTTAGTTTGTTCAGTCCTGCTAACTCAG ACACACTGTGCCTCTTTGCACCCACAAAATTCTCAGCTAGTAAGGCAGAAGAGAATGACCCCTTTCTGGAGAGGGCTCTCAAGGCCACTTGGAGCATCATGCAAGGATGACAGTGAATGCATTTCAAGACTGTGCAGGTAA